The Salinivibrio kushneri genomic interval TGATAATAATGTGCACCCGATGCACGAGTCACAGCCGCGTCCGGAAAAGGCGCGTCGCCACTTACCAGGGTGGCTGCAGCAACTGACGCAGGTAAGCGTTGCCGCGTGTGTCTCGTTGGCCGTGATCGTGGGTGTGCAGCACTATAATCAGTCTGATGCGAGTTCGCCGGTTGCCAGTACGCAAACCCAGCCGCCCGTACTCGAAACCATTCCTTTTGCAGGGGCAGCTGAACCCGTGAGTTTGAGCCGTGACGATCTACGTGCCACGCCTTCTGAGGCCGAGTTGATGGAACAGCGTCGCCGCGTCAATGCCATGCTCAAAGACTATGAA includes:
- a CDS encoding RseA family anti-sigma factor; translation: MTDREKISALLDGELVDTSVIHEIERDDNAQQAWGRFSTIRDVMRGEAPSSLQWNIADSVASALEAEPAYQGDHLDNNVHPMHESQPRPEKARRHLPGWLQQLTQVSVAACVSLAVIVGVQHYNQSDASSPVASTQTQPPVLETIPFAGAAEPVSLSRDDLRATPSEAELMEQRRRVNAMLKDYELQLRLNKDRLSNHQTMAPSTSSNNQ